From a single Syngnathus scovelli strain Florida chromosome 2, RoL_Ssco_1.2, whole genome shotgun sequence genomic region:
- the LOC125989457 gene encoding serine/threonine-protein kinase WNK2 isoform X3 — protein sequence MEQETSLNAEERLRINRPPSRQPEPQISTREATADGSPAGSAPRGGSDPSSAYQKIVRQRFIRRSLWFSDADEQASEATECDGRLLDVTPPTVAGRTPGASSGIREDSGTETRVGQKEENGRGDEEKGESGGDALNATCSDGGKSAIKAASEETEEEAEMKAVATSPGGRFLKFDIELGRGSFKTVYKGLDTETWVEVAWCELQDRKLSKVERQRFKEEAEMLKGLQHPNIVRFYDFWESPLKGKKCIVLVTELMTSGTLKTYLKRFKVMKPKVLRSWCRQILKGLHFLHTRTPPIIHRDLKCDNIFITGPTGSVKIGDLGLATLKAASFAKSVIGTPEFMAPEMYEEHYDEAVDVYAFGMCMLEMATSEYPYSECQNAAQIYRKVTSGVKPASYNKVMDPEIKEIIGECICQKREERYSIKDLLNHAFFAEDTGVRVELAEEDDGQKTSIALKLWVEDHKKLKGKYKESGAIEFTFDLEKEVPEVVAQEMVDSGFFHDSDVKTVGKSIRDRVALIKWRRERTASATHQVDGGHAFQQASCQGAPSRDVHAGQPSLLEPQADIEQHNQPRTLPASFTSVTSDGTFDSGKGSTVYSDSHSSQQSVLYQSLLEPITMATQQRQPGKAFPADRPHSCETAKECGATLSPERGTCCGFAARRGSAPIIDAYDLEPLAQLDASKLSLRSVSSGEKFLSPSSDVTLPVTRVRRHSDISGLLNLMCHHSSHHRGVVGRSASSDAPPHCPCASKRTAFSVGTLPCSPLGHLKDPSDCSDLLLLQKSLFYIINQKGAPGRAASAQPACVHFSASHRNRFVAPDGNLKNHHHLKATLCGEDECLHVCEDRSFARQQHVAAAMGVASSVGHQNQAAELTSHQYLQPASPYACQPSAATLSQAASCSSNTHPAASDCYPPPSIPAGAQCYQTQGHHREAPTLNCVAAIQQQTHTVSGYQPQTAAAVTALPAQRLEQSCPLTCASSTMTAVAKCQLSHACSGGVLLPDGSQTGLSASASLLNSQQMPVQLENQQRLRQQPQNGLQTQLEAMQSAQHQITSQRLLQHEVLSPAPQQQDASQSEVQQDQTANTKQQYSPAILPDVSFTQSAINAVPAQSPYLPGQSSTTTCGGGPHLPHGQATHLTQKSVPLVRQEGLNQSPHSASSFPTQTICVQQPLAEADVHQRLQPLQISTSLPATAVAAATALSSQYPTVQVMAAVTDCESSFPPSHTAPHSSVSSSTLNHVFLSPGHALPVTPSVSPLSPILIENVLVASVPVLLKAPPSPVLAQMPLNASANAQVTVAWQRDDARCSEPTFSHPIYTHAALSPNTLPPTNGSALMQKLIGSHPEPVQQMNLLTQPAHLSTPAQTTSDQVVAAGQSGKKEILSHESQRTLTSSGLTQQQFSVPTGDAGPAEANTDDQVMEKHTGGQSYDSVNSDATSGKEMSDGYEGTHGSKGQGRIRKHHRRSTRTRSRQEKISRPKLSMLNVCNTGDKMVECQLETHNHKMVTFKFDLDGDAPEEIATYMVENDFILHLEKEVFIEQLKDIVDKAEELLSEDTEAERNSDQMSSPAGEGVGAMLAEGMKSCAPSTPQPVYQQNVLHTGKRWFIICPVAEMPVQEQDKKTPCHSSTDRECENSASLAVDAVTNAPAVSTSLPSSRGPSSAPLQHQDQSVCPVRQPQSLISQDKNSAKGAGLPVEDACVSAVSIVSDIPCCAFVPPVSLDVKTVDKAEVAPLTVQTGHQKASPTAELPIQRVAHPSVVLQQPCPGTAPPAAPIASQPQSPAHQTSVPLGPGESDGEGPRRLEFADRTIKTLDEKLRNLLYQEHAPSQPSGAAADPQTAATEALSSMSVSDGRSSEALPLKKQEEPVIPEKPDCVDVLAAADRDSIKRAVTVSAASRNFQTTTTAPTVEKSKGSLNTLSGCSQGPDRNKNDCTTAGRSSADSESPAASRSHYSNRFSAPPNFYQATLASSPDITPRHLPRAVTISTPSRHHSRHSDSADEDSGSGKALPSGRLHARAEHGGSKLVKRAVDFLKRSGRSKSEQSTDSLSKQPLEMNGHAPLPATGQAPSSYISSDNDSEFEDADMRKELQKLREKHMKEISELQAFQRSEIERLYQEVGKSLPPNVGLLHAAPPCGRRRRASKHKVKAGKLLNPMVQQLKSSLSATGAESSGSSSGSPAKSSALSDCSARFSGSSGSSNQRSSTPEQVHTQQPCSLKGSFSSDNIYAGQHADGTTNLTSQGWTVYHQTSERVTFKSSSKPRTRFLSGPVSLSIWSTLKRLCLGKERSRRSSFRAAAQTQPSLASATPSPPSPRLVGRLAGVQTNNSNNKKRLFTEDLHKLVDDWAKEATAAHQPPPSLNQIKQQRRLRDLEGKVERPTAAAVHKMKCHASPSGSTAGRARTSSTSGRGLDSPLALHDGYLLSPGSYGGLGPYAQRWPVGSASAFPAVAKPGIQAYKSGNGLCSNPARTT from the exons GATCGTAAactgtcaaaagtggaacgtcaGCGCTTCAAGGAAGAAGCTGAGATGTTAAAAGGTCTCCAACATCCAAACATTGTCCGCTTTTACGACTTTTGGGAGTCGCCTCTTAAAGGAAAGAAGTGCATCGTTTTGGTTACGGAGCTTATGACATCGGGGACGTTAAAAAC GTATCTGAAGCGGTTTAAGGTGATGAAGCCCAAGGTGCTAAGAAGTTGGTGTAGACAGATCCTGAAAGGCCTTCACTTTCTCCACACCAGAACCCCTCCCATAATCCACAGGGACCTCAAGTGCGATAACATTTTCATCACTGGCCCTACGGGCTCGGTCAAGATTGGCGATTTGGGGCTGGCCACGCTGAAAGCTGCCTCTTTTGCAAAAAGTGTCATAG GCACTCCGGAGTTCATGGCCCCGGAGATGTACGAGGAGCACTATGATGAAGCTGTGGACGTTTACGCCTTTGGCATGTGTATGCTCGAAATGGCCACCTCAGAATATCCCTACTCGGAATGTCAGAATGCTGCGCAGATTTATCGCAAAGTCACAAGT gGAGTCAAGCCAGCCAGTTACAACAAGGTTATGGATCCTGAAATCAAAGAGATTATCGGGGAGTGCATCTGCCAAAAGAGAGAAGAGCG ATACTCCATCAAAGACCTCTTGAACCACGCCTTCTTTGCCGAGGACACGGGCGTGAGGGTGGAGCTGGCGGAGGAGGACGACGGGCAAAAGACCTCCATCGCCCTCAAACTGTGGGTGGAGGATCACAAGAAATTGAAAGGCAAATATAAGGAGAGTGGGGCTATTGAGTTCACCTTTGACCTGGAGAAGGAAGTCCCCGAGGTGGTGGCACAAGAGATG GTGGACTCTGGATTTTTCCATGACAGCGATGTGAAGACCGTAGGGAAATCCATTCGGGACCGCGTGGCACTGATCAAATGGAGAAGAGAAAGAACAGCGTCGGCTACTCATCAAGTGGACGGCGGCCATGCGTTCCAGCAGGCATCTTGTCAGGGTGCGCCTTCTCGGGACGTGCACGCAGGGCAACCTTCTTTGCTGGAGCCGCAAGCCGACATCGAGCAGCACAACCAACCTCGGACCCTGCCGGCCAGTTTCACCTCAGTCACAT CAGACGGCACTTTTGACAGTGGCAAGGGCTCCACTGTTTACTCCGACTCCCACAGCAGCCAGCAGAGTGTCCTCTACCAGTCCCTGCTGGAGcccatcaccatggcaacacagCAG CGGCAGCCAGGTAAAGCTTTTCCGGCAGATCGACCTCACTCCTGTGAAACGGCCAAAGAATGCGGGGCCACGCTGAGCCCGGAACGTGGTACTTGTTGTGGATTTGCAGCCCGCAGAGGAAGCGCTCCCATTATAGACGCTTATGATCTTGAGCCCCTAGCTCAACTCGACGCCTCCAAACTCTCTCTGAGATCCGTCAGCAGTGGAgagaaattcctctcaccttcaTCAGACGTGACGCTTCCTGTGACAAGGGTCCGCAGACACTCTGACATAAGCGGGCTCCTCAATTTAATGTGTCATCACAGCAGCCACCACCGGGGAGTGGTTGGACGTTCTGCGTCTTCTGATGCACCGCCGCACTGTCCATGTGCGTCCAAACGCACAGCGTTCTCAGTGGGAACGTTGCCTTGCTCTCCTTTGGGACATCTGAAAGATCCAAGCGATTGTTCAGACTTGCTCCTGCTGCAAAAGTCCCTGTTCTATATTATCAACCAAAAAGGAGCGCCAGGTCGTGCTGCCTCTGCCCAGCCCGCCTGCGTTCACTTCTCAGCTTCCCACAGGAATCGCTTTGTTGCCCCAGATGGCAATTTGAAGAATCATCATCACCTGAAGGCTACTTTGTGTGGGGAAGATGAATGTCTTCATGTCTGCGAGGATAGATCCTTTGCAAGACAGCAGCACGTAGCCGCTGCAATGGGAGTG GCCAGTTCTGTGGGTCACCAGAATCAAGCAGCAGAGCTCACATCTCACCAATACCTCCAGCCCGCTTCGCCCTACGCATGCCAACCCAGTGCTGCAACCCTAAGTCAGGCCGCTTCATGCTCATCCAACACCCATCCTGCCGCCAGCGACTGCTACCCACCTCCAAGTATTCCCGCAGGAGCGCAGTGCTACCAGACACAAGGTCATCATCGGGAGGCACCGACTTTGAACTGCGTTGCTGCGATCCAGCAGCAGACTCACACCGTGTCAGGTTATCAACCGCAGACGGCAGCCGCCGTCACGGCTCTCCCGGCACAGCGGTTGGAACAAAGTTGCCCGCTTACGTGTGCGTCCTCGACGATGACGGCCGTGGCCAAATGTCAGTTGTCGCACGCTTGCAGTGGCGGCGTGCTGCTTCCAGATGGCTCCCAAACTGGTCTGAGCGCTTCTGCATCGCTACTTAATAGCCAGCAGATGCCCGTTCAACTAGAGAACCAACAACGCCTGAGGCAGCAGCCACAAAACGGGCTTCAGACACAGCTGGAGGCGATGCAGAGCGCACAGCACCAAATCACGTCACAGCGTCTTCTCCAACATGAAGTGCTAAGCCCCGCTCCCCAGCAGCAAG ACGCATCCCAGTCCGAAGTCCAACAGGACCAGACtgcaaacacaaaacaacaatATTCTCCTGCGATCTTACCTGATGTCAGCTTTACACAATCTGCCATCAATGCCGTACCTGCTCAGAGTCCGTATCTGCCTGGGCAGTCGTCTACTACGACCTGCGGAGGAGGTCCCCATCTCCCTCATGGCCAGGCAACTCACCTGACTCAAAAG AGTGTGCCATTGGTTAGACAGGAGGGATTGAACCAGAGCCCCCATTCAGCAAGCAGTTTCCCAACCCAGACAATTTGCGTCCAGCAGCCACTGGCTgaggcagacgtccaccagcggCTACAGCCGCTGCAGATTTCAACCTCGCTACCAGCAACAGCggtagcagcagcaacagcactcTCATCTCAG TACCCGACTGTCCAGGTGATGGCCGCTGTCACTGACTGTGaatcctccttccctccctcacaCACTGCCCCTCATTCTTCAGTGTCTTCTTCTACTCTCAACCATGTCTTCCTTTCTCCGGGGCATGCTCTCCCTGTGACCCCCTCTGTCTCACCGCTCTCCCCGATTCTCATTGAAAATGTCTTAGTTGCATCCGTGCCAGTGTTGCTCAAGGCTCCCCCTTCGCCCGTCTTGGCTCAAATGCCGCTAAACGCATCAGCAAATGCTCAGGTCACCGTTGCTTGGCAGCGAGATGACGCCCGTTGTTCCGAGCCTACATTTTCACATCCCATTTACACACACGCCGCCCTCTCTCCCAACACACTGCCGCCCACAAATGGCAGCGCTCTCATGCAG AAGTTGATTGGCAGCCACCCAGAACCTGTCCAGCAGATGAACCTTCTCACCCAGCCTGCACACTTGTCCACACCTGCGCAGACTACCTCAGACCAGGTTGTCGCTGCTGGCCAATCGGGGAAGAAGGAAATTCTGAGCCACGAGTCTCAGAGGACATTGACAAGTTCCGGTCTGACGCAACAGCAGTTCAGTGTTCCCACAGGAGACGCAGGTCCAGCTGAGGCCAACACAGAT GATCAAGTTATGGAAAAACACACTGGTGGACAAAGCTATGACAG TGTCAACTCTGATGCCACTTCAGGAAAGGAGATGAGTGACGGCTATGAGGGGACACACGGAAGCAAAGGCCAAGGAAGAATCCGCAAACACCACCGGAGGTCAACACGCACTCGGTCTCGCCAAGAGAAGATTAGCAGGCCAAAGCTCAGCATGCTAAAC GTATGCAACACTGGAGATAAGATGGTTGAGTGTCAACTGGAAACGCACAATCACAAAATGGTCACGTTCAAATTTGACCTGGATGGAGACGCGCCTGAAGAGATCGCAACTTACATG GTGGAGAACGATTTTATCCTACACTTGGAGAAAGAAGTTTTCATTGAGCAGCTCAAAGACATCGTAGACAAGGCTGAGGAGTTGTTAAGTGAAGACACAGAGGCGGAGAGAAATTCCGACCAGATGAGCAGTCCCGCGGGTGAAGGGGTCGGCGCGATGCTAGCGGAG GGAATGAAATCTTGTGCCCCCAGCACACCACAGCCCGTCTACCAACAAAATG TGCTTCACACTGGCAAGCGCTGGTTCATCATCTGCCCAGTGGCTGAGATGCCGGTCCAAGAGCAAGACAAGAAGACTCCGTGTCACAGCTCAACTGATCGGG AATGTGAAAATTCTGCTTCACTCGCGGTCGACGCCGTCACCAACGCACCCGCCGTGTCGACCTCTCTCCCATCTTCACGAGGCCCCTCGTCCGCGCCGTTGCAGCATCAAGACCAAAGCGTTTGCCCCGTCCGGCAGCCGCAGTCTCTTATCAGTCAAGATAAAAACAGCGCAAAGGGGGCGGGCCTTCCCGTTGAAGACGCCTGCGTCTCGGCAGTGTCGATAGTCAGCGACATCCCGTGCTGTGCTTTCGTACCACCCGTCTCGCTGGATGTGAAGACTGTGGATAAGGCGGAGGTTGCACCTTTGACCGTACAAACCGGTCATCAAAAAGCCAGTCCTACCGCCGAGCTCCCCATACAGCGCGTTGCACACCCGTCAGTGGTCCTACAGCAACCCTGTCCCGGAACCGCGCCGCCAGCGGCCCCGATCGCCTCTCAACCTCAAAGTCCAGCCCATCAGACCTCGGTTCCATTAGGTCCCGGGGAGTCGGACGGCGAGGGGCCGCGCCGGCTGGAATTTGCCGATCGCACTATCAAGACTTTGGATGAGAAGTTGAGGAATCTGCTCTaccaggagcatgctccctcgCAGCCTTCAGGTGCCGCGGCCGACCCGCAAACCGCAGCCACGGAAGCACTCAGCTCAATGTCAGTCTCGGATGGCCGTAGCAGCGAGGCGCTGCCGCTCAAGAAACAGGAGGAGCCAGTG ATTCCTGAAAAGCCAGATTGTGTGGATGTTTTGGCGG CTGCCGATAGGGATTCGATCAAAAGAGCTGTGACTGTCAGTGCTGCTTCACGCAATTTTCAA aCAACAACCACGGCACCAACTGTGGAAAAAAGCAAGGGTAGCCTCAACACTTTGTCTGGTTGTTCTCAAGGACCGGATAGAAATAAGAATGACTGCACGACTGCTGGCAGATCCTCGGCAGATTCTGAGAGTCCAGCCGCATCCAGATCTCATTATAGTAACCGCTTCTCTGCCCCGCCAAACTTCTACCAGGCTACCCTCGCGTCCAGCCCGGATATCACGCCACGCCATTTACCCCGGGCCGTAACCATCAGCACTCCCAGCCGTCACCACTCACGTCACTCGGACTCCGCGGATGAGGACAGCGGCAGTGGAAAAGCTCTTCCATCGGGACGCCTCCACGCCCGGGCCGAGCACGGCGGGAGCAAGCTCGTCAAGAGGGCGGTGGACTTTCTCAAGCGCTCCGGTCGGAGCAAAAGCGAGCAGAGCACTGATTCGCTGAGCAAGCAACCACTGGAAATGAACGGGCACGCCCCTTTGCCTGCGACAGGACAAGCGCCGTCTTCCTACATCAGTAGTGACAATGACTCCGAATTTGAGGATGCAGACATGAGAAAAGAACTTCAGAAGCTGAGGGAAAA GCACATGAAGGAAATATCGGAACTGCAGGCATTCCAGAGAAGTGAAATTGAGCGTCTGTACCAAGAGGTGGGAAAATCTCTGCCCCCTAATGTGGGCCTGCTTCATGCGGCGCCTCCCTGTGGCCGTCGACGGAGGGCCAGTAAGCACAAAGTCAAGGCTGGCAAATTGCTCAATCCGATGGTGCAGCAGCTCAAAAGCAGTCTCAGCGCCACTGGGGCAG AGAGTTCTGGAAGTTCCTCTGGATCACCGGCTAAAAGTTCAGCTTTGTCGGACTGCTCCGCTCGCTTCAGCGGCAGCTCCGGCTCCAGCAATCAGCGCAGCTCAACCCCGGAGCAGGTCCACACCCAGCAACCGTGTTCCTTGAAAGGCTCTTTTTCCTCAGACAACATTTACGCCGGCCAACACGCTGATGGGACGACGAACTTGACGAGCCAAG GCTGGACGGTTTACCACCAAACGTCAGAGAGAGTCACCTTTAAATCTAGTAGCAAACCACGCACTAGATTCCTCAGTGGACCTGTGTCTCTGTCCatct GGTCCACACTGAAACGACTATGTCTAGGCAAAGAGCGCAGTCGTA GGTCGTCTTTCCGCGCCGCGGCTCAGACGCAGCCGTCCCTCGCCTCGGCCACACCCTCGCCGCCGTCACCTCGGCTCGTCGGTCGACTTGCCGGGGTTCAgaccaacaacagcaacaataaGAAAAGATTGTTTACAGAGGACCTGCACAAGTTGGTGGACGACTGGGCCAAGGAAGCCACGGCGGCCCATCAGCCGCCTCCCTCTTTGAACCAGATAAAACAACAAAGGCGTTTGCGCGACCTGGAAGGCAAAGTCGAGCGCCCGACAGCAGCGGCCGTGCACAAG ATGAAATGCCACGCGAGCCCCAGCGGGTCGACAGCCGGGAGAGCGCGGACGAGTTCGACGAGCGGCCGAGGTCtcgactcgcctctggcgctccACGACGGTTACCTTCTGTCCCCGGGCTCCTACGGTGGGTTGGGGCCTTATGCCCAGCGGTGGCCCGTTGGATCAGCGAGCGCCTTCCCCGCCGTGGCCAAACCTGGAATCCAAGCCTACAAGTCAGGAAACGGCCTCTGCTCAAATCCCGCCAGGACTACCTAA